A DNA window from Brassica napus cultivar Da-Ae chromosome A4, Da-Ae, whole genome shotgun sequence contains the following coding sequences:
- the BNAA04G27210D gene encoding uncharacterized protein BNAA04G27210D, protein MGEEKAKLALVLAAKSRSLLYTSSPATPCVFASPIHTLASVPFCWEDQPGKPKNPLLPFSYPKCLELPPRLLLPGEFTQMPLPERKHGLFGFMKRKGRGEVVVRGSHVFPSEKERAGEINNMKIMKFSRSGSFHGDGFWASLCKGLKQAMPWKNKSMRSKSL, encoded by the exons atgggagAAGAGAAGGCGAAACTGGCGCTTGTGTTAGCCGCAAAGTCAAGATCATTGCTGTACACATCGTCACCTGCTACTCCATGTGTCTTTGCCTCTCCGATTCACACTCTTGCCTCTGTTCCGTTTTGCTGGGAAGATCAACCAGGCAAGCCAAAGaaccctcttcttcctttttcttaCCCAAAATGTCTTGAATTGCCACCGCGCTTGCTCCTTCCCGGAGAGTTTACTCAAATGCCCTTGCCTGAGAGGAAACATGGGCTCTTTGGGTTCATGAAGAGGAAAGGGAGAGGGGAGGTTGTTGTCAGGGGTAGTCATGTCTTTCCGTCGGAGAAGGAGAGAGCAGGTGAGATCAACAACATGAAGATCATGAAGTTTAGCAGATCAGGGAGCTTCCATGGTGATGGCTTTTGG GCAAGTTTATGCAAAGGGTTGAAGCAAGCAATGCCATGGAAGAACAAGAGTATGAGAAGCAAAAGTCTTTGA
- the BNAA04G27200D gene encoding uncharacterized protein BNAA04G27200D: MAVMGKLRMFVAQEPVVAASCLIGGVGLFLPAVVRPILDSLEASKQVKAPPLTHVIAGVTGQKQS, from the exons ATGGCGGTGATGGGGAAACTGAGGATGTTCGTGGCGCAGGAGCCTGTTGTCGCCGCCTCTTGCTTGATCGGCGGTGTTG GACTCTTTCTGCCTGCTGTTGTGAGGCCTATTCTTGATTCACTCGAGGCTTCCAAACAAGTTAAAGCCCCTCCACTTACCCAT gttATTGCTGGTGTCACAGGGCAGAAACAGAGCTAA
- the LOC106453229 gene encoding uncharacterized protein LOC106453229 isoform X3: MPLDYPQLLDHHPHHLHVKTPLEAEVNISEKKPELGAKETRESYGSFGKDESSEIPFDPSSPWNPLSSEKAGPWWRTTDKDELASLVAQRSLDFFVENCDLPTPQKMKRSSYYGSPRSCLDSVSNQTIHEHGPSSFKKRNESYCESDLSKSELLEALRRSQTRAREAENMAKEACAEKEHLVKLLFKQASELFGYKQLMQLLQLEVLYLQIKNKKEPPPVDYIPWSSSKGRKEGRKRRNKMSKPSGLFGLAWGMSLVGAGLLLGWTVGWMQILSF, translated from the coding sequence ATGCCTCTGGATTACCCTCAGTTGTTGGATCATCATCCCCATCACCTTCACGTGAAGACGCCATTGGAAGCTGAGGTTAATATCTCTGAGAAGAAACCTGAGCTGGGAGCAAAGGAGACTAGAGAGAGTTATGGTTCTTTTGGCAAAGATGAATCCTCTGAGATACCTTTCGATCCGAGCTCTCCATGGAATCCTCTCTCGAGCGAGAAAGCTGGACCCTGGTGGAGAACTACAGACAAAGATGAGTTAGCTTCCTTGGTTGCACAAAGGTCTCTAGACTTCTTCGTTGAGAATTGCGACTTACCAACACCGCAGAAGATGAAACGCTCTTCTTATTATGGTAGTCCACGTTCTTGTTTGGACTCTGTCTCTAACCAAACCATCCACGAGCATGGGCCGAGCAGCTTCAAGAAGAGAAACGAATCCTACTGCGAGTCTGACTTGAGCAAGTCAGAGCTGCTAGAAGCGCTGAGGCGTTCTCAGACAAGAGCTAGGGAAGCTGAAAACATGGCTAAAGAAGCGTGTGCAGAGAAAGAGCACTTGGTGAAGCTGTTGTTCAAGCAAGCCTCAGAGCTTTTCGGGTATAAGCAGTTGATGCAACTGCTTCAGCTTGAAGTACTTTACCTCCAaatcaagaacaagaaggaGCCACCACCAGTGGATTACATCCCTTGGAGTAGctccaaaggaagaaaagaggggaggaagagaagaaacaaGATGAGTAAACCGAGTGGTCTGTTTGGTTTAGCATGGGGGATGAGTCTAGTTGGTGCTGGTTTGCTCCTGGGATGGACTGTTGGATGGATGCAGATTCTATCtttttaa
- the LOC106453229 gene encoding uncharacterized protein LOC106453229 isoform X1 produces MMAGGEARAVWQRTVNRYLVQEDAKRAPKFTSSHSSSSSSSTTKQVQEDSVSSPPVVHSHNQSAFMPLDYPQLLDHHPHHLHVKTPLEAEVNISEKKPELGAKETRESYGSFGKDESSEIPFDPSSPWNPLSSEKAGPWWRTTDKDELASLVAQRSLDFFVENCDLPTPQKMKRSSYYGSPRSCLDSVSNQTIHEHGPSSFKKRNESYCESDLSKSELLEALRRSQTRAREAENMAKEACAEKEHLVKLLFKQASELFGYKQLMQLLQLEVLYLQIKNKKEPPPVDYIPWSSSKGRKEGRKRRNKMSKPSGLFGLAWGMSLVGAGLLLGWTVGWMQILSF; encoded by the coding sequence ATGATGGCAGGAGGAGAAGCAAGAGCAGTGTGGCAAAGAACAGTTAACCGTTACTTAGTCCAAGAAGACGCTAAAAGAGCTCCCAAGTTCACCTCTtcccactcttcttcttcttcatcatcaacaACCAAACAGGTTCAAGAAGATTCTGTCTCTTCTCCTCCTGTTGTTCATTCACATAACCAATCAGCTTTCATGCCTCTGGATTACCCTCAGTTGTTGGATCATCATCCCCATCACCTTCACGTGAAGACGCCATTGGAAGCTGAGGTTAATATCTCTGAGAAGAAACCTGAGCTGGGAGCAAAGGAGACTAGAGAGAGTTATGGTTCTTTTGGCAAAGATGAATCCTCTGAGATACCTTTCGATCCGAGCTCTCCATGGAATCCTCTCTCGAGCGAGAAAGCTGGACCCTGGTGGAGAACTACAGACAAAGATGAGTTAGCTTCCTTGGTTGCACAAAGGTCTCTAGACTTCTTCGTTGAGAATTGCGACTTACCAACACCGCAGAAGATGAAACGCTCTTCTTATTATGGTAGTCCACGTTCTTGTTTGGACTCTGTCTCTAACCAAACCATCCACGAGCATGGGCCGAGCAGCTTCAAGAAGAGAAACGAATCCTACTGCGAGTCTGACTTGAGCAAGTCAGAGCTGCTAGAAGCGCTGAGGCGTTCTCAGACAAGAGCTAGGGAAGCTGAAAACATGGCTAAAGAAGCGTGTGCAGAGAAAGAGCACTTGGTGAAGCTGTTGTTCAAGCAAGCCTCAGAGCTTTTCGGGTATAAGCAGTTGATGCAACTGCTTCAGCTTGAAGTACTTTACCTCCAaatcaagaacaagaaggaGCCACCACCAGTGGATTACATCCCTTGGAGTAGctccaaaggaagaaaagaggggaggaagagaagaaacaaGATGAGTAAACCGAGTGGTCTGTTTGGTTTAGCATGGGGGATGAGTCTAGTTGGTGCTGGTTTGCTCCTGGGATGGACTGTTGGATGGATGCAGATTCTATCtttttaa
- the LOC106453229 gene encoding uncharacterized protein LOC106453229 isoform X2, producing MMAGGEARAVWQRTVNRYLVQEDAKRAPKFTSSHSSSSSSSTTKQLLDHHPHHLHVKTPLEAEVNISEKKPELGAKETRESYGSFGKDESSEIPFDPSSPWNPLSSEKAGPWWRTTDKDELASLVAQRSLDFFVENCDLPTPQKMKRSSYYGSPRSCLDSVSNQTIHEHGPSSFKKRNESYCESDLSKSELLEALRRSQTRAREAENMAKEACAEKEHLVKLLFKQASELFGYKQLMQLLQLEVLYLQIKNKKEPPPVDYIPWSSSKGRKEGRKRRNKMSKPSGLFGLAWGMSLVGAGLLLGWTVGWMQILSF from the exons ATGATGGCAGGAGGAGAAGCAAGAGCAGTGTGGCAAAGAACAGTTAACCGTTACTTAGTCCAAGAAGACGCTAAAAGAGCTCCCAAGTTCACCTCTtcccactcttcttcttcttcatcatcaacaACCAAACAG TTGTTGGATCATCATCCCCATCACCTTCACGTGAAGACGCCATTGGAAGCTGAGGTTAATATCTCTGAGAAGAAACCTGAGCTGGGAGCAAAGGAGACTAGAGAGAGTTATGGTTCTTTTGGCAAAGATGAATCCTCTGAGATACCTTTCGATCCGAGCTCTCCATGGAATCCTCTCTCGAGCGAGAAAGCTGGACCCTGGTGGAGAACTACAGACAAAGATGAGTTAGCTTCCTTGGTTGCACAAAGGTCTCTAGACTTCTTCGTTGAGAATTGCGACTTACCAACACCGCAGAAGATGAAACGCTCTTCTTATTATGGTAGTCCACGTTCTTGTTTGGACTCTGTCTCTAACCAAACCATCCACGAGCATGGGCCGAGCAGCTTCAAGAAGAGAAACGAATCCTACTGCGAGTCTGACTTGAGCAAGTCAGAGCTGCTAGAAGCGCTGAGGCGTTCTCAGACAAGAGCTAGGGAAGCTGAAAACATGGCTAAAGAAGCGTGTGCAGAGAAAGAGCACTTGGTGAAGCTGTTGTTCAAGCAAGCCTCAGAGCTTTTCGGGTATAAGCAGTTGATGCAACTGCTTCAGCTTGAAGTACTTTACCTCCAaatcaagaacaagaaggaGCCACCACCAGTGGATTACATCCCTTGGAGTAGctccaaaggaagaaaagaggggaggaagagaagaaacaaGATGAGTAAACCGAGTGGTCTGTTTGGTTTAGCATGGGGGATGAGTCTAGTTGGTGCTGGTTTGCTCCTGGGATGGACTGTTGGATGGATGCAGATTCTATCtttttaa
- the LOC106453232 gene encoding laccase-6: MTSSSVSSLLRLSFCLFILQVMNIGTCHAATRIYHFKVQTMRLTRLCQTKEIVTINGKFPGPAITAQEDDNIVVNVINMTPYNATIHWHGIKQKLSCWYDGPSYITQCPIQSGQSFTYNFTVAQQKGTFFWHAHFSWLRATVYGPLIVYPKANVPYPFKKPFKEHTILLGEYWLKNVVELEKHVLESGGPPPPADAFTINGQPGPNYNCSSKDVYELEIVPRKTYLLRLINAGINMESFFTIANHRLTIVEVDGEYTKPFTTERVMLVPGQTMNVLLAADQAIGRYSIAMGPYESAKNVKFQHTSAIASLRYFGAFPNSVASPAKLPVFNDNIAVKTVMDGLRSLKTVDVPEDVDAHLFITVGVNVNKCNSENPNNKCQGPRQGRLAASMNNISFNEPKVSILEAYYKKLEGYFTLDFPTVPEKSYDFVNGAPNDIANDTQAANGTRAMVFEYGSRIQIIFQNTGTLTTENHPIHLHGHSFYVIGYGTGNYDHRTARFNLEDPPYLNTIGVPVGGWAAIRFVADNPGLWLLHCHFDIHQTWGMSTMFIVKNGKTVAESLPHPPADLPKC; the protein is encoded by the exons ATGACCAGTTCCTCTGTCTCCTCCTTGCTCCGTCTTAGCTTTTGCTTGTTCATTCTTCAAGTAATGAACATTGGAACGTGCCACGCTGCAACTAGGATCTATCACTTTAAA GTACAAACAATGAGACTCACCAGGCTGTGCCAGACAAAAGAGATTGTGACAATCAACGGGAAGTTCCCTGGCCCTGCAATAACCGCTCAAGAAGATGACAACATTGTCGTTAATGTTATCAACATGACCCCCTATAATGCCACAATTCATTG GCATGGTATTAAGCAAAAACTATCATGCTGGTACGATGGTCCATCTTACATCACACAATGTCCAATTCAGAGCGGACAGAGTTTCACATACAACTTCACAGTGGCGCAACAAAAGGGCACATTCTTTTGGCATGCACACTTTTCTTGGCTTAGAGCTACTGTATACGGTCCGCTTATTGTATATCCTAAAGCTAATGTTCCTTACCCATTCAAGAAGCCCTTCAAAGAACATACAATTCTCCTAG GAGAGTATTGGCTTAAGAACGTGGTGGAGCTTGAAAAACATGTACTGGAGAGTGGAGGACCTCCTCCTCCAGCAGATGCATTCACAATCAATGGTCAACCAGGACCTAACTACAATTGCTCCTCTAAAG ATGTTTATGAACTTGAGATAGTGCCAAGGAAGACATACCTGCTGAGGCTGATAAACGCTGGCATCAACATGGAGAGCTTCTTCACCATAGCTAATCACAGGCTGACCATAGTGGAAGTAGACGGCGAGTACACCAAACCTTTCACAACGGAGCGTGTGATGCTTGTGCCTGGACAGACCATGAACGTTCTCCTGGCAGCTGATCAAGCCATTGGGAGATACTCCATCGCCATGGGTCCGTACGAGTCTGCAAAGAACGTCAAGTTTCAACACACATCAGCGATAGCTAGTCTCCGATACTTTGGTGCATTCCCCAACAGTGTAGCGTCACCAGCTAAGTTACCTGTTTTCAATGATAACATTGCTGTTAAGACTGTCATGGATGGGCTCAGAAGTTTAAAGACAGTTGATGTTCCAGAAGATGTCGATGCTCATCTCTTCATCACAGTTGGGGTAAATGTAAACAAGTGTAACTCTGAGAATCCAAACAACAAGTGCCAAGGGCCCAGACAAGGAAGACTAGCAGCTTCAATGAACAACATCAGCTTCAACGAACCTAAGGTCTCGATTCTGGAAGCTTATTACAAGAAACTGGAAGGATACTTCACTTTAGACTTCCCAACAGTACCTGAAAAATCCTATGACTTTGTCAATGGAGCACCCAATGACATAGCCAATGACACGCAGGCTGCAAACGGGACGAGAGCAATGGTTTTCGAGTATGGGAGCAGGATACAGATCATCTTCCAGAACACTGGCACTCTCACAACTGAGAACCATCCGATTCATCTCCACGGGCATAGCTTTTATGTTATTGGCTATGGCACAGGGAACTATGATCATCGAACGGCACGGTTTAACCTGGAGGATCCTCCTTACTTGAACACTATTGGAGTCCCAGTAGGAGGATGGGCTGCTATTCGTTTTGTTGCTGACAATCCAG GGCTCTGGTTATTGCATTGCCATTTTGATATCCATCAAACATGGGGAATGAGCACAATGTTTATAGTGAAAAACGGCAAGACGGTGGCTGAGAGTCTACCTCATCCTCCTGCAGATCTACCAAAGTGCTAG
- the LOC106453233 gene encoding pyridoxine/pyridoxamine 5'-phosphate oxidase 2: MGTAAAPWKQLLFGAIEANSHLKHSSYAQLATIGVNGRPSNRTVVFRGFEEKGERIQINTDLRSRKIQELKQCPFSEMCWYFSDTWEQFRINGKIEVIDASNPDQNKLQLREKAWFANSLKSRMTYTCPAPGMPCNSEQPNQEVKLDPSSGPVADYCLMLLEPEKVDYLNLKSNQRLLFSSMISGTGEKCWTSEKVNP; encoded by the exons ATGGGAACAGCTGCAGCGCCATGGAAGCAGCTTCTCTTCGGTGCGATCGAAGCCAATTCTCACCTAAAACACTCTTCCTACGCTCAGCTC GCGACGATTGGTGTTAATGGCCGCCCTTCGAATCGCACCGTCGTCTTCAG GGGATTTGAAGAGAAGGGTGAGAGGATTCAAATCAACACTGATCTTCGTAGTCGCAAG ATTCAAGAGCTTAAGCAGTGTCCGTTCTCTGAG ATGTGTTGGTATTTTTCGGATACTTGGGAGCAGTTTCGGATCAATGGAAAGATTGAGGTCATTGATGCTTCGAATCCTGACCAGAACAAGCTTCAG CTAAGAGAGAAGGCTTGGTTTGCTAATTCTCTAAAGTCAAGGATGACGTACACCTGTCCTGCGCCTGGTATGCCTTGCAACAGTGAGCAACCGAATCAAGAGGTTAAGTTAGATCCCTCAAGTGGTCCAGTTGCTGATTACTGTCTAATGCTCCTAGAGCCAGAAAAG GTTGATTACTTGAATCTGAAAAGTAATCAGAGGCTTTTGTTTTCGTCGATGATTAGTGGAACAGGAGAGAAGTGCTGGACTTCTGAAAAGGTTAACCCATGA